The Micropterus dolomieu isolate WLL.071019.BEF.003 ecotype Adirondacks linkage group LG23, ASM2129224v1, whole genome shotgun sequence DNA window CAAACATTCCTGTGGTGTGCACTGCAATCAACTTGTAAAATTATAACCTAATTATGTCTGTGGAGATACATAAAGTGGAcaattagattagattaaaaCAGATTAtggaaatcatgaatgaaacaaaGTATTTgaagttttcattttaaacttgttaaaaaattgcattttcattCTGACTTGCATAAATGGTTTATGAGGATCCATTGTTTATATAGCAAATGTTGATTAACATTTGGTTATCGTCCACTGTACAAGCGgaatgtcaaatgtcaaacaGCTTTTGGTCATAAAACTCCCATATGAGTATGTGACTACTTGTCctcattacattttcatttatactCAAATAACACATCCATATGTGGAAAACTATTATGCTATAGtggaattacattttcattttaatatagtGCCCTATAAGCTTCAATATTATATAACTTCCTTCTAGTCAAAGCTCAGGTATTTTACCTGTCTGTTGAAGTGGTCATGCAGGTCGCGTTTCTGGTCCTGAGCACGCAGCATGTCCATGACTTTGCGGTTCTCTGGAGTGCAAGTTGGGCACTCAGCCTCACTCTCGGCGTAGCTTTCGAAGCAGTGTTGGTGGAAGGAGTGGCTGCACAGGAAATGAACAGACGGCAGCTCCAAAGGGCTGTTGCACATGTTACATTTGGTCTTCTGGAATATCTTGGCACTGGGGAAATATTGGAGTAGAGATTTAGACTCACAGTATGTGACTTCTGTAGGTCACATCAGCACAAGTTGTTTGCCAGCCCTCACCTGCCACCACTCCAACCCCCTAAACTACAAGGGCTGTAACTGACAGGAGCAACAATAAAAGTCATGAGAAAAATGAGGATGACATAATTGTAGTAACAAACTGGTAGAACTGGTGGCGTTATTCAATAAAAACTGGACTTGggaatgataaaaaaaaaatattcctggCTGTCCAAGAGTTAAGTTCATGGAAAATCCCATCCTTCATGTGACCCACCTCGTTTTGAGCTCCTGGATCTCGGAGCGGAGGTGAGCAGTTTCTTCACGGTACTGGCGTATTTTGCGTTCATCGTCCTCTATCTGCTGACTCTCCCTCTGCAGCTTGTTGATGAGGTAGTCCTTGATGACGGAGAGAGTGGCTGTCGAGTTGTGTGCCAGTGTCTGCACCACTACGGCCGCATAAAAATCATGGCTGTAATGCTGTGCTTCTTTTCAAACAACATCCTAGTGAGGCTAAGACATGTCAAAGTTTTCAAAGTGGAACAAATTTTAAAGTGACATTTATATCAAAATctaaacacacatgtacaaagTATGATATAAAATGTCCACCAGCTCACCAAGTAGTGGAGGCATCAGGTTGTTTTGGTCAATGTGATGTAGGACCTCACTGATGTACGCCTTGCAGTCCTCTTCTTTTCTGGCAAAGTATCCCAGCGCCTGCTCCCAAAGGCAACCCTCTTGGTCCCCATAGCGCTTGCAGGCTTCTACCACTTTTCCGTACTCCTCATTCTGCATGTGGTAGTGCATTATCTGCTGGTACCTGCACCCAAATGCAAATCATGTCCAATTTATCCACAGTCATAAcataaatactttatatactatGTTGGATCACATTTCTCAGCCCCTCCCAAACGGAGACAACCTGTTAATTGATAACttaatgttgacggaacgcaaaaggcgGAACTCTCGGAAGTGCAGTCCCCCAACAGTCTGTGGTGCGCACATATCagaccagtgtttcccctaaAGATCTTACAGTACACTGACACAGCTTCTATTTTCTTTGCCCTATATTCATCGCACAGccactgctgaatgaatgagCGCCGCTGAAAAAACTTCACatgatcattaatatcaatatgcaactaatgattttcaTTTGTACACTGtgtgagcatgctaacacatctacatgacaggtgctgttataaggGTAAATTAGTTCTTTGAAGGAATAGGGCAGTGCGGGTGAGTGACAGTGAGCGGAAAATAATGACGGTGAAAGCTTGCAGAGCAGAGGAAAGGATGGTGACcgggaggagctgaggttagtaaagcataTTAGGGATGCAAattagtccttttaagctaatgaggagatgtttcttttggattttaatgtgcaaatgaaatgctcGTTAATTATCCAAAAATCCTGGATATAAAATATATGCATCAATATGTATtgataatcattttattattgcatcgcagccctctgatCTCGTCAATCAAATGGTAAGGTGcctagagattcccacccctaataaATGGTATAAATTAGTAGATAGATTTCCCTGTGGTCTGATATAGACATTAattagattaaaacaaaaacacactggaTTTGACAAAGCTCATTTGATCATTCATCCTCATTAGTAAAGTTTGGATGTTTATTAATCTATCATAATAATAGAACCGACTGATTTATCGAAATGCCGATATTAttggccgatatgagctaattgcaaaTAAATTGGTTtctgtttataacagccgataaatGCTCATTTAATAAAGAAACAGACGGAAGAAATCCTTCAGTCATGTTAAGTGTGTTGTCGTTGCATAGTTTCTCCACCAGAAGGCGCTCTGCAACTCCCTTGTTGGCAACTCACTAAATCTACTACAAAtcacagcaatcagctgtacTTATGTTTAAATTACTATTTCTAACCATAAAAAAGCCTTTTAACctactgcattatgtcatgttatcttagTGAGATCTCATAACTACACGTAACAAATCTTAgtgataatctttgtttatgttatgcgtttctgaaaagcagaaaaaatataaaatcggTCTTAAAAATCCGATAATGATCGGGCTCTAATTAATACTCAATCACGACCCACACAGGATGATCTCATTTAACATGTGCACTAAACTGGCTTTTGGTGTTAGCTGGTCATTCAGGTTCACTTCCCACATGGAAGCACTGAGTAATGACATGTTACAATGTGCTTCATACATATTCAGACACTGTTCTGTCTCCATCGCTTACAGTTTGCCCTTCTCATAAAGGTAGAGGACGCCTTCTTTGAAGTTGTGCATCTGGCAGAGGACCAAAGCCTTATCAAACACAGTGTGGTCACTCCTCAACAGCGACACAGCTTCCCCCTGCAGGACCTTTTTTCTCTGTCAAACATATGCATTAGAGAAAAAACAAGTTCAAAAGATTTTTCCCATGTTAGTCAAAATTTAACAGAGAGTAACATAATCACACATCTCTATCTACTGCAAATAGTATTACATTTATTATGCAAATTCATAGCTAGTCTGTGTGTTTTGGACTGACCTCTGGGTCCTGTTCGTGAGCCCAGTCTTGCAGCCGGAGCTCCAGTAGTGTGTCATACACACCCTGGGGAGAACGGGGGTCCACCTCGATCATGTGCTCCAGGAAGGCTTTCAGCTCCCGAGGGTTGTTGGCAAAAATTGGGATAAATTCCTCAGAGTTGGCCTTAAACCAAAACCCATATGGACAGTTGTTTAGGAGAACATTTCTGATAAATTTATAGGATCACTCTGGTTATTTCAGGACCATGCTATTACAGcatcatgtaaaaaaaattgtattaaacacaaacaagaaCAAAATTACTGACCTTGTTGACATAACCCCTGTCCAGGATATCTTTTTCAGCGGTGTCTCCGCTGGGTTGGTAGTTGGTACATAAGCCCTTCAGGAGCAGTGTGGTACCGTCAGGAACATGGTGCATCAGTGTCTTGCCGTAACGCTTCATGTTGCTCTCAGCTTGTTCGAAAGGCAGACGTCCAATGTAACGCAGGCCTTCCTGATAATTCTGGATGTTAGAGGGAAACATGGAATATGAAACGTCTTCTACTGTTAAAGTGATGGCTTGAGACAGGTGTCTTCAACGTTAATGTTTGTTACGAAATGATCAAATCctcagaccataaaatcagattggctttactaaaactattcaatactattttatcaactggaacttttccagacatctggaacaaaggtttaataaccccaGTTTATAAATCAGGAGATTAATATGATCCAAATAACTACCAGTGATTATGTGTCTCAagtaacctgggaaaaatattctgcaacatcattaataaacgacATGTCAACTTTCTGGCATAAATGCCAAATTGGTTTCTTACCCTCCAGACTTTGATTAatcaagaattaaacataaagaaaagaaaggtatatgcctgtttctttgattccatctggcacgagggccttttctataggctacttgaaagtggcattggaggaaaaacctttgatttgattaagaacatgtacacaaaaagtgaatgtgccataaagattggaaacaaacaaacagcgttcttctcccagggccggggagtgaggcagggatgcaatctcagtccaattctcttcaatctatataTCAAATAATTAGCGAACCAATTAGAGTTCCACGGCACCTGGCCTCACCCTGAATgccacagagatcagaggtctgctgtataaAGATGACAGTGCTGTATTCAACTAATAAAGAatgtttgcagcagcaccttcattttcaaagagagacagagaaaaagaaaaaattcaaATGGATATAGATAACTGAGTTACTGTGCTCACCAAATGATGATGTTGGTGCTTGGGGTGTAACAAAAAGCTAATGTCAGAAAAAGTGGGGGTGGGCCTGTACCGGAAGTTGTAAGAAATTGTCTAAACTACTTCATTTTGTGTGCTAAATAGTTTTCTACTGCCATTTCTACTTCTCATacttaaatgtataaatttacatctatattaatttaatatatacataaatatcaAACATTACTTATATTTGAACCATACCTTCAAAAAAGACCAGAACAGCAGGTTTCAGCAGTGGGAAGATACAAGTGTTGCTTTGGACCCCACTGTGTGAATTTATTACAATCTATAACTAAACTGACTGAAAAACAGAGTGGGACTTATGGCACAGTGCTAAACTGGTCTGAATCCTATTTAAAGGACTGGGACTACTTTGAGTCCGTCAGTTAATTACATATGCGAGTGTACAAGACCAACATGCATCATTCCCCATTCTTGGGCCTCTTGTGTTCAACATGCTCGTGATGATATCGCCAGGTCACTATGGTCCCACACAAGCATTGAGTACATACACAAGGAATAAATGATTCGCCAAACTTTTCTGcagttaaacaaagataaaaccaAATAATTGTCTTTAGACCCAAAGAACAATTAACTGCAAGTGCTTAGCTTCAGTCGCTAAAGTTAATCTGTCTCCTCAAACTCTGGTGAACATCCACCACAGCACCAAGAAGAGCATCTGTATCCCAGGTATGGTACGGCAACTGCGTGGTGAAAACTGCCCACTGCATCACCAGTGCTCCACTCCCTGCCTGTGAGACCCCCACTGCAACTACACAGCTGCACTATTTATGCTCTCACATACGAATACATAATTATACTACAGTTCATTACTGTGTTTATCTTAGGGGATTAATTTCACTCTGTTCATACAGTTCATAATATCTTATAGCATTTTTATATTACCCCTCACTGTCATTTATATGCAGGGATTACCTGTACAGACCACAATCCAAGCCAGACAATCTGTAGTCATCAGTCAGACCTCCAAGACTTCTGTCTCAGCAAGATTTAGAAAAACTTGTCCATGCGTTTATCGTAACTTGGCTTGACAACATGTATGATTACCTGTGGCATCCACAAGGGCGTTGCCTCGGaccattgttgtttgtgtaTTATATACACAAAGGCACATGTTTGGGATAATATAACAATCACTGCAGTGGCAGTTTCACAAACTCAGTTGCatgaatatgtatgtatgttcaATATGTCTAAGATTTTAGCTGTGTCATCTAATGTGTCGTTCCACAGCAGCCCACTGACAAGGTTCCCTGCAGATGTGACACTTGTTCATTAGCGTCATGAGCACAGGCATCAGCTGATGCTGAtgatctcaaaatgccagatatcggcGCGATTAATCAGTCGGCTGATTAATCCATCTTTCACTATTTTTTACCTTGAGGTCTTCCAGCTGGATCTTCAGGTACCATTCATGGTGCATGTGTTTTTCAGCCAAGAAAACAGCGTGGCTGTGGTAGCTGGCCTGCCGCAGAACCTTGATGGCGATCTCAACATCAAAGTGGACCTCACTTTCACTGCTCTGTTGAAGTACAATGGTGAATGAACAATGGTGTTATAATATGGCAGCCATTAGTGACCTGTTCATTAAGAATGTAGGCTTTAAATTACGtgttgtacttttactgagaCTCATCTGTTCTAGGACTGAAACCACGTCGCTGTCGTAAAAAAGCAGTTTGATTTTCCAGTAGGAGATCCTTTACTTTTTCATTTGTATCACCAAAACCTACATCCTCAGCGCTTACTTCTACTGGTCAGTCACCTTAATAAACTCCTCCAACTTGGAGCTGTCCTTCAGCTTGGTGTAACAGTTTAGCAGCAGTGTGGTGTGGTCTGCGTTAGCCAGTGACTGCCTGTGGAGGGCTTGTAGATATGCTGTCAGGTTGTGGATCCTCTGTGCATCCAGGAACTTCCTGATGACATACGATGGCTCCAGTTTCCCAATGGTACTGTGGGGAAAAACAGTGACATTTTAAGAGTGCTTTTATCAATGGGGGAGACAAGCAAGTCTCTGATAGCTATGTGATTATAAAGCACCAAGTGCTACATGAACCCAGACTACAAAATCATAATGGCAGATCTGCTACATGATGTaatattcagttcaattttatacAGTGCCAATTCTTAGCacaagttatctcattgcacttttgaTGTAGAGCAGGCCCCAGAATCAGTTCAATCAGCTCTGAGTATGTTGAAGCGCATGcatggggatgaaaaaaagccatcgtCAATGGAGCTCTAAAACTACCATTCACTATGGCAACGGGTAAACAAagggcagagcctccattttaatccatTGGCACTAGTGAATGCATGCCAACACGGATCATGACATTTATCTTAAACAGTGAAGGAGTCAGTAAGTATaaactattacattttattcagcGTGGTCCGCTTATTCAGCATTTACCATCccggaatttccttaatgaatggtAAAGTGCTGGAATCCTTCTGTATGTTAAATTTGATTTTTAAGAATATTTATCCAGCTGTGACAAAATTCCAATGGAATTaattgaagatgaaaatatggaTCAAACAGATAAGACACGGCTTAGCCATGACCTGTggttgtaaagtcacagtctgACCCAGTAATCATGATTTCAGTGATATACTGTTAAAAAATTTGTCTAGGTTCAAGCTGAATGTAAAGTTTAAgacgtctattttacattaaaaatgttgctcattttgtatttaatgaaatactgtcaaaacacattaagaCTACATGTGGCTAATAttcaaaaactcacttttaaactacatttagtcCAGTTTTAGAATGTTAAAGTCGTTTCAGCTGCACAACAATCATCATTGATGATCACTATGATAGGAATGTTCCATCAGGGTGACTAATTACAATATGACATGATTGTTCAATGGTCAGTTACAGCTTTTACATGATCAGCTtgatttaaacagtgattactgcagcaatgtagCCCACACTAACTGTGTCAGTGCAACCTTAATCCACAGACTCAGTGTTATAAAGGACAATGTAGCCTATAGATCTGCCTGTCATGTGCTGAGGAACACTGTCTGTCCTGATATCAATCAAGTCATGTTAACATCTAACCTGGATTTTGACGTTTCTAAACACGTAAACTTCTGCAAATGAATGTGTTCcgtatgtgctttgatatcaactgtgtgaatgaggaaatgaaacagtGTCTCAGACAgcagggaggaggggaggagtcagagagaaactctcCTCATGAGGAGGTTAGGTTCATGGCATAAGCTACCgtagttactgatctagggttATCTGATCTCGGTCTCTGAAACAGataacccagagtttccctcagctcAGGCTACACAAattcctgctttctgaaacagggcccatgtctagaccatactctttgtaatattatttacgaATCCCAACAATTCCCAGCAAGACCAAGCACTTGGTGACcaaggcaaggaaaaactcccttttagcaGGTGAAACCTTGAACAGAATAGAAGCAGTAAATACAATTCTCAAAGATAAGTCAAACATGTTGCAATCACTGTCAGACAGACAACAACAATAGTTTAAACCCATGCAAATGTTTAGTGATGGAATTACCGAATGTACTGCTGGATGGCACCGTCATGGTCTCCCTTAAGGTAAAGGTGATCGCCGTATTGTCTGAAGATCTCTGACAGTCCATCACTGTCCAGATGCTGGCTCTTGGCCAAGTTTATTGCCATCACAAACAGGTTCTTTTTAAACAGCATCTTAAAAGACAAACCAGGAGGTTACAACCCTGCTAGCTGATCCATAGTAATATTAGTCCGTGAGCTGATTTATAAGGGACCAACTCTTCATTACAGTTGAATCATCAGTTACAGGCGGTACCCTCTGGCCTCACCTCCAGTTTGGTCTGCGTGTCTTTCTCCTGAAGAATAAACATTTTTCCATCTCTGGTCAAGATgtagaaggagccccactccgCCACCACATCGATGACATCATCAAAAGAGGCACTGTAGGCGATGAACTTGTTGTCCAGGTCATAGATGGTCAGAAGCTGTTTGTCTGATGAAGAACTTTCCCTGCTACCAAACTCTGTCCTGTTGAGTAGAAACGCAACGCTGTCAGCAGTCTCACAGGAAACCCGTGTCTTTAAGGGAGAGTTTGGTAAGCTGTTTATCATCTGCTGGACTAAAACCTGGGATTACCTTGTGAAATaccttgtgttttttgtttttttttatacccTGCCCTCAAAGTGGTAAAACTTTTAAACATGTTGCACCCCAGAATGTGATGCACAGCACTATTCAAGACAGTGTTGAATAATATGCTCCGTTTAATATATTGTTCACACGGGATCATCATTTACTAATGTACCTTTACATGAGGTTCCACTGACATTACATCCCTTTAAATGGACTTTAGCAAACACAAATATGTTCTAATTGTGTTTTCTAACACCCAGACAATACAGTGTGACATGCCTTTAACATGCAGAGGGATATTTACCAACCCTGTCACAAATTACCATCAGAAGAGCCCCATTTTAAATCACTGCACACAACTAAGACTATACATTACATAAATAAGCACAGTTCATTAGATGTATATGGAGTACCACTATGTCAGATTTGATGTTCTTTTGAAACGTACTGAAAATGTCTCAAAAGCAACGCAGAACAAAAGAAAGTGTTTCCACTGCTGAACTTGGAAGAATGGTTGAAGAGACACAGCAATTATGTATTCATCATGCAAGACGAAAGTTATACGTGAGGAAATattagtttaaaaacaaaaaaaaacaggcctACTTACTAAGTATTGCTGGCTGCTTCAATCATATGGCACTGGACTGTTACCATGAGCcaatagattattattattattattattattattattattattattatatataataagataatattattattatcacaggAAGCTACTGAGTGAAACAATGTAAGACTGTGTCATACGGCTGCTGTAAAGTTACTTTATAATGCTAataaatttgtttaatttgcttCAATATTTTTACTGTCACTTAAAGTTTGTCTGGCCTCATTACTGTGTGGACCTGCCTGGAGTCTTTCTCCCTCTATGTGATTATCTGTATGAATTTCTTTATCCACCCCCCCCATATTTTGAGGCTCTGAACAGGATCTCCTTAAATTAGATATCACAGGAGCCCCAGCATGCTTTGTTCAGGTGCGGCCCTGTTTAAATAGGCTGAAACTTAATTTGACAGCTAAGCACCTATAGAAGGGTTGCAGTACTACCTGTACATGTTTTACTGTGAGCAGAAAATATTACCATGTGAACATCTAAGGTGCCACATAAGCAATTAACTCGTTCCACGATTATTTTATCTAATTTATCTTCATATCTAATTTATTCCGTGTTGTCTTACTTGTTGGGTGACTTTGCATCCCTGATAAGTAGAAACAGATATCCGCGGTGCCAGTGGGCCAACAGCTTGTGTCCATCGAAGGCAAAGCATGGCCCTCGTTCATCAGGCTGATACAGGTACACGCATTCATCCCCAGCCACAATGAACTGGGAATCCTGGGAGGGATCTGCCAGGGAGGAGCAGTGCAATGCACAGCCGTGTGTATCCAGCTCTACCTTAGGGTATTCTTTGATGGATAGGGTGTAGCACTGAGCAAGGGGAGACAAGAAGAGAGGGGACAGGAAATCAGAGTGGTAGCCCCTAgattaaaaatcatttaaaaacctAATAACGTCATAATTGTACACTATGTTCATCTTCAGGTTGGGAAAATTCTGTACAGTTGCAGCAAGAAATATAGTAAGCAGGGCATGTTTCACAGTAAGAGTAGCCATTCCTGTTGTAGTTTTAGGATATGGGATCCAAAGCTAGACTGTCAATCTCTGAACACCTAAAGCTTTAAAAACTCTTTTCAATTCTAACCCCACTAAccaataatataatgcagtattcCTGTAAAGTTGTATAAAGGTCAGCTATGTAGCACTGAGCATGGGGAGACAAGAAGAGAGTGGACAGGAAATCAGAGTGGCCCCtagattaaaaaatattttcaaaaaactcATAACGTCATGactgtacagtatgttcatCTTCAGGTTGAGAAAATTCTACCGTTATTAGTTTTATATAAAACTTTCTGGTTTAAGCATGACAAATGATGGTTAAGCTGAATTTTCTGATAATGACCAGACTTACATGGACTTTTTCCAGAGTGGCAACAAACAGATTTGTGACTTTTGCCACTTGGCGGAAAGCGAGGCCTGTGACTGGGCTGGTTCCCTCGTGCAGAGTCAGAGTTTTACTGTGACGATCTCTGGTGATGTCACCTTTGGTCAAAACTACACTGCCATCTGTGAAGCCTGTCAAGAAACACAGCGTCCATTACAAACTGGGAAGAGATTTATTGTGTTAGCCATAATGTAATTACTGGGTCAAGGGGTAGAGCGCAGACCCTATCTTTGTATTACCAATGGCCATGAAGTTGAGGTTCTCATGTACACCGAGGCAAGACACTTCAGTTGGTTTGTTGCCAGGAATTGCGGGAAAAATCCTAGTGCAGAGAGGATTTCCACTGTCTCTCTTGTCAAGGTTCCAGACCTTTACCTGAAAAATGAGAAGCAGTTCGATGTAGTAGTGGTCCATTAAAGTCACTGACACAATTGTTCTGTGTTTTAGGCTTCTCTGGGGAACATACTTACTAGAGGGTTTATTCCCTGTTCATCCTGCCCCACTGATACAAGgatgctgtgctgcttcagctgGTAGAGGTGTGTTACCCGCAACTTGTAGGCCTGAAAGAATGTGAACTGTAGGGAGCGTGTCAAAAGCCAGACTTTGCCTTCCATATGTAACATTATGGAGGTTAAGGACAATTCTGTACAGTTGCAGCAAGAAATATAGTAAACAGGGCATGTTTTGCAGCAAGAGTTGCCATTCCTGTTGTCTGTCAATCTCTGAACACTTAAAGctttaaaaaatcttttcaaTTCTAACCCCACTAACCAATTATACAACGCAGTATTTCTGTAACGTGGTGTTGTATAAAGgtcagctgtgtttgtgtgcttcaaATACACAAGAGCTACGCATGCATGCTGGATTGTGTGAAGAGGGAACATGTCCTGTTCGTTGGGCTGTAGATAAACTTGAAACTTCCTGTAAATTTTCACTTTTATACAAATCTTTGTTCATACACTGGCGTATTTCGTCATTTACTGTTAGCTTGTTTGTCAGGTAGTGATACCGCCACATAATAACTGAAACCTTGGACATGTCAAAAACCACTGGAAAATCCAGCATACAGACGACCCAAAAACGCAGAATATTATTTCGATAAAATGTCCACATTTAAACTGGATCTTGCGTTTGCCTGCCTGTAAGGTGGTAAGTTCAAGTTAGCTGAGTTAACGTTCCTCAGCAGGTGGAGGACTGTAGGGTTGTCGTTTAGCTTATTGCTGTTCAGCGTTTGCTGGTTCTTTGCGAACAGTAAGTCCACActtaatttgaatattttaaagagAATTTGGTTTGACGTTGCTGTCAATACATCTTATTACTTCAATTTACGGTTAAGGTAAAGTTAAAGTTCTTCCTGTCTCAGGTACCAAGTTGCCTcggtttgttttcacatttgctGAGTCGGGGCTAGCACCAGCTGCCAACACAGAATAACATTAGCTGAGCTCGCTAATTAGTGCAGTTAAAGGATATCTCCCAGAACAATATGACCTCGGCCGGAGTCAC harbors:
- the vps11 gene encoding vacuolar protein sorting-associated protein 11 homolog — encoded protein: MAAFLQWRKFVFFDKDTVKDPVDNGKNFVLPSGISACDSGRGHIVLGDMEGKVWLLTRSLQFTFFQAYKLRVTHLYQLKQHSILVSVGQDEQGINPLVKVWNLDKRDSGNPLCTRIFPAIPGNKPTEVSCLGVHENLNFMAIGFTDGSVVLTKGDITRDRHSKTLTLHEGTSPVTGLAFRQVAKVTNLFVATLEKVHCYTLSIKEYPKVELDTHGCALHCSSLADPSQDSQFIVAGDECVYLYQPDERGPCFAFDGHKLLAHWHRGYLFLLIRDAKSPNKTEFGSRESSSSDKQLLTIYDLDNKFIAYSASFDDVIDVVAEWGSFYILTRDGKMFILQEKDTQTKLEMLFKKNLFVMAINLAKSQHLDSDGLSEIFRQYGDHLYLKGDHDGAIQQYIRTIGKLEPSYVIRKFLDAQRIHNLTAYLQALHRQSLANADHTTLLLNCYTKLKDSSKLEEFIKSSESEVHFDVEIAIKVLRQASYHSHAVFLAEKHMHHEWYLKIQLEDLKNYQEGLRYIGRLPFEQAESNMKRYGKTLMHHVPDGTTLLLKGLCTNYQPSGDTAEKDILDRGYVNKANSEEFIPIFANNPRELKAFLEHMIEVDPRSPQGVYDTLLELRLQDWAHEQDPERKKVLQGEAVSLLRSDHTVFDKALVLCQMHNFKEGVLYLYEKGKLYQQIMHYHMQNEEYGKVVEACKRYGDQEGCLWEQALGYFARKEEDCKAYISEVLHHIDQNNLMPPLLVVQTLAHNSTATLSVIKDYLINKLQRESQQIEDDERKIRQYREETAHLRSEIQELKTSAKIFQKTKCNMCNSPLELPSVHFLCSHSFHQHCFESYAESEAECPTCTPENRKVMDMLRAQDQKRDLHDHFNRQLRSCNDGFSVVADYFGRGVFNKLTLVTDPPGSKTVGSLEVNLQRDLLIHTKRNC